Proteins encoded by one window of Aphidius gifuensis isolate YNYX2018 linkage group LG2, ASM1490517v1, whole genome shotgun sequence:
- the LOC122848233 gene encoding myosin-11-like, producing the protein MPQSSCAASKTQIKNTNQKKVNKLTQNVDKKLSNNINQRVPITPSKKQGLINYRINGKQIFKCPNKNEKIHDNLKPCSTFSSACRKSQSLVNLSPQKIDQRSEDATSLMEIDQLMDKKIVKINDDKNAAGIVSHALVVNAWRRRRQEAVELNNTIVKLSQQVDHLQLQIIVLRRLLENENNRIGKINFDVHHTKQQLELITKEKDIVIQEKKKLENDIDNLHKQYHEKDVYMENLKNELFTVKSQLDDVDNQVTKEREKLHKLQDDKKNLLEKIATSELLSKEYEEKIEGLNKIIDEMKEKLDNQMKIIDNNQDEKQKLSRELKVLQIDKTKLENDFSTSEKIGKALSLRADNLEVQLADREAALRRIETAFNLQLIEINDFRERLSRQSQESRWSSKVLQIAGSVVWAPRAIFRTLSFLSPGGLSPNP; encoded by the exons atgccACAATCATCATGTGCTGCATCGAAaactcaaattaaaaatactaatcaaaaaaaagtaaataaattaacacaaaatgttgataaaaaattatcgaaTAATATCAATCAACGTGTGCCAATTACACCATCAAAAAAACAAGGATTAATAAACTATCGTATAAATGGAaagcaaatatttaaatgtccaaataaaaatgaaaaaattcatgataatCTTAAACCTTGTTCAACATTTTCTTCAGCTTGTCGTAAAAGTCAATCATTAGTTAATTTATCACCGCAAAAAATTGATCAAAG ATCAGAGGATGCAACAAGTTTGATGGAAATTGATCAAttgatggataaaaaaattgttaaaataaatgatgataaaaatgctGCTGGTATTGTTTCACATGCACTTGTTGTTAATGCATGGAGACGAAGACGTCAAGAAGctgttgaattaaataatacaattgttaaaCTTAGCCAACAagttgatcatttacaattacaaattattgtGCTAAGACGACttcttgaaaatgaaaataatcgtattggtaaaattaatttcgatgTTCATCATACTAAACAACAACTTGAATTAATAACTAAAGAAAAAGACATTGTTATtcaa gaaaaaaaaaaattagaaaatgatattgataatttgcATAAACAATATCATGAAAAAGATGTTtatatggaaaatttaaaaaatgaattatttactgTTAAAAGTCAgcttgatgatgttgataaccAGGTGACAAAAGAACGTGAGAAATTACACAAATTACaggatgataaaaaaaatttattggaaaag ataGCAACAAGTGAATTGCTATCGAaagaatatgaagaaaaaattgaaggcttgaataaaataattgatgagaTGAAAGAGAAATTAgataatcaaatgaaaattattgataataatcaagatgaaaaacaaaaattatcaag agaATTGAAAGTattacaaattgataaaacaaaattagaaaatgatttttcaacgagtgaaaaaattggaaaagcTTTGAGTCTGCGTGCTGATAATTTAGAAGTTCAACTGGCTGATCGTGAAGCTGCACTTAGAAGAATCGAAACAGCATTTAATTTACAACT aattgaaattaatgattttcgAGAACGTTTATCACGTCAAAGCCAAGAAAGTAGATGGAGCAGCAAAGTTTTACAAATTGCTGGAAGTGTTGTTTGGGCACCACGTGCCATCTTCAGaactttatcatttttatcaccCGGTGGGTTATCACCAAATccataa